A segment of the Brevibacterium zhoupengii genome:
CCTCAGAGAACAGAGCCGTCACCGAGGAGCTGAGCCGGTAGAAGTTCATCGCCGCGACGGCGTCTTCCTCGTCCTCTCCCTGAGCGAAGGCACCGGAGGCGGAGCCGAGCACCAGGGTTATCGGGATGATCAGCATGAGAGCCAGCGCGAGTATGCGCCGGAGGGTCCACTTGCTTCGAGCGCGGGGGCCCGGCAGCCGGGAATGGATGGTGATGTTCATCGGGTCACCCCCTCGTTGCCGGAGTGCAGACCCGCACGGAGCCACGCCTCGACTGCGGGGCGCAGGTAGAGGACTGTGCGGCCCCGCTTGATGTGGGTGGGCATCTCGCCGCGGCGACGGCGCTTGCCGATCCAATCGCGGCTCCAGCCCAGGCTCTCTGCGAGGTCAGCTTCGGGGATAAGGCCCTCGTCCAGCAGCCCGGGAGGCTGCGGGGCAGCTGTCCATGAAAAGTCGTCCATGATGGTCATCCTTGGCACTCGACCTTGCGGGCCACGGGATAGCGGTCCGCACGTCCCCGAGTGACGTTTCCACGGGCCAGGACGACAGCGGGTTCTCACATCCAGACCTGCGTCAATTCTACCGCAGTTCCGCGTGATTCCGCGGGTTCTCGGGGGCTTTGGGCTGCCTTGCTGCGCCGCAGATACCAGTTCTCCTGGTATTCCAGGAGAACGTGGTTGGGAACTGAGGCACGCGGTGGTGATTGAAAAGGCTTATGCCGCCGGAGGCGGCTCGGGATCTCTTCTGAGAGGGGCGGGCGTCACGTAACCGCGTCAATTCACTAGAGCATGACTGCCTGCGGTGCCCGCCGTCCTCTCCACCCCAATACAAAGGAGAGACGTCATGACCACTATGACCGTGCCAGCGATGAAGGTCTGGATAGGCTGCTTGTACTGCTACAACTCGGGTCGGCTCGTCGGCGAGTGGTTTGATGCCATCGTGGCCGACGAGGTCACCCTGACCGACGTGCACCGGAGCGCTAGCGGCAGCCGCGATGGCTGTGAGGAGTTGTGGTGCCTCGACGTCGATGACATGCCGGTCCACCGCGAGATGAGCCCGAGCGAGGCCGCTGAGTGGGGTCGCGTCGTCGAGGATGTCGACGAGCACCTGCGTCAGGCCCTACTCGCCTGGGTCCGCAGCGGCAACTATGTGGCTGAGGGGACCGGCGATCTGCCGTCCGTCTCCGACTTCGTGGAGCGATACGCGGGACGCTGGGATGGCTTCGCCGAGTACGCCCACCAGCTCGCCGAGGACATCGGCCTGCTAGCAGACGTGCCCGAGGAAGTTGCGCGCTATTTCAACTGGAGATCGTGGACTCGGGATCTGGCTTTCGACTTCACCGTCGAGGATGCGCCTGGATCCAGCGTCTTCGTGTTCCGGAACCTGTGATGACGGACAACGATCTGAAGCTCTGCTTCTGCTTCGAGTGCTCGCCGCCTGAGTTCAGCGACCGCGCTTACGTGGCCATACCTGGCCGAGGTCTCTGGTGTGTCCACACATGCCCCATCCATGGACCCGTGTCGGTGGCAGAAGTCGCCGACTAGGCGACCGACACCTACGAGGACGACTGAGCATGTCCGCAGAGGCCGACGCCTCTATCTATCGGAGCCCGTGGCCTCGTCCCAACGGGTGCCGGCCAACAGCTCGATCGGGTCCTCACCGAGGGAGAACGCGACCTGCTCCATCGTCCGCAGGGTGATGTTGCCGGCCCCGGTCTCAAGGGTGCGCAGGTAACGAGCGCTCAGCTCTAGCTGCTCTGCCATCTGCTCCTGAGTCAGACCCCGAGACGTGCGCCATGCACGCAGGTTCGAGCCGAAGTCCCGTTGCAGACGGGGCTCGAACGTACGGTTTTCTTGACGAGGCACACCTTCCAGAATCCGCCTGGTCAGCCACATAAACCAGGATCTATATGTTCCGGTTGCGGTAGAATAGAACCACGCGACACGACCTAAGACCAGAGAGGCTCTCCATCATGCGCCGCACCACGACGATGACGACCACGTTCGCCGCCCTTGGAGGCGCCGCCCTGCTGCTGGCAGGATGCTCAGGAGGTTCCGACGCCTCCGCTGGTACCGACGAGACCGGCGGCGAGACTGCTGCCGGTGTGTACGAGTTCCAGACCAACGGAATCGAGCCTTCCGAAGAGATCACCATCCGCGTTCCAGGCGACCTCCGCGAGGCGATGGGAGCAGACGCCGACGACATGGTCGTCGACCAGGTCGCTGTGACCGGCCGCGACCTCGGCAACGCGCAGGCCTGTGCTGCTGACTTGGCGATCACGTACATGGACGGCCAGCCCGATGGGCTCGTGTCGGCAGGTTCAGACGCGGGCCAGCGGTCGAAGGCGGAGGAAGCGCTTCTGGAGCGCTCGGAGGCATCCTCGATCGACGAGATTGTTACCGAGGTCGATGAGATCATCGCCGACGGCAAGGAGCGCGGCCTGACAGCCCAGCAGATCGGAGAGAAAATCCAAATGTTCGCCGGGGTCCAGGGCACCTTCTACACTGACGGTGCGACCGGCCAAGAGGTGGTGGACGGTTACCTTAGCGGTGGCAGCGAGGGCGAGACCACGAACGCCGGGATCATCACGAAGGCTCTGGGACTAACTTCCACAAAAGAACCCAGCGAGCTCTCCGACTTTGACGAGTCTGCGCCCGAGGCAGGCACCTACATCGCCGATGACTTCTCGACGCTCACCGTAGTAGGCGACTGCGCTGCTTCCGCGACCGACCCGGACAACGCAATCGAGATCGAGCTTCCTTCCGTTGATGCCGACGGGAAGAGCGACACTACAGCGACGGTCCAGGTGTCGGTCATGACGGACGGCACCATCGGCGTTGCTGGCGAGGTTGACGGGTTCATGCGCGATGACAACGGCGATTGGATCGCAAGCTGAGCTGACGAAAGAAGCCCCGCTGGGAGAGCATTTGCTCCCCGGCGGGGCTTCTTTCTTTCCGCGTCTCCCGGTCCTCGGAGATTGGGAACCGAGACCGGGCAGCTCCCGATACTTACCGGTTTGGGAGCCGAGATGGTCGTGGGGCTCAGGGGCAAGGTAGCGCTGGTCCGCAACAGAAAGCGCCAGCCGGCGATGTCAGCCGGCGACGGAGCGGCAAGGGAGCCGATTTGTAGCGGGGCTCGCGTGGTGTGTAGCGGGCCTGCGCTACACCATGTTTGTCCAGGTCAACCGGTGTTTTCAGCCCCGTTTGTAGCCCATGTAGCGGTGTAGCACCTTCGTGCAACTTCTCGTTAGGCACACACGTGTTCAACCGAGCGCATGTAGGTAACCTATTTTTAGCGCTACAGTGCTACAACGCTACAAATCTACTGTTTCCCCTGGTCAGAGATGGTTTCCCGGTGTAGCGCTTCTGTAGCGCGGCAACACCGGCCGCTACAGAGGCCGCTGCGGGTGCTGGCACAGCCTGCCGGCTCTCCACCCCGAGCGCACGCTGCCATGCGGCACCCATGGTCGGCCGCGGTTGCCGGACACGACCAGCTCAGCCGAGGCTCGGCCCGTCCTGCTCGCTCTGGGGCTCGTACTGCTCGTCGTGCCCGAGAGCAGCAGCGGGAGCCCTGCCACGGACGTCCGCGTACACGCCCTGCGCGATCTCCTCACGCAGCTTGTCCCGCCGCCGGTTCGCGACGTCCCGCTCGCGGATCAACTCGCGCGTCCTCTCCGAGTGCTGCCACATCCCCGTGAGGTCACCACGCTGCTCAGCCTTGGCCTCGATCTCGTTGATCTCCACCTGCGCCTTCTTCCCCTGCTCGAAGGCGGCGCTGGCCTTCCCCTTCTTCGCCTGCCGGAGCCGGAGCTGCTCTGCCACAGTCGGGTCGAGCTGCTGAGCGAACGCATCAAGGAACTGTGCACCGATGCCCTTGGGCACGGTTGCCTCGTCGATCCGCTCACCGCGGGCAAGCACCCCACGGGCCTCCTCGTCGAACTGAGCTATGCGGACGTACAGCACCCGACGGCTCTCACTCTTCGAGGTCATCTCTCGCATCGGTGACCGGTACTCCTCGTCCTCACCAGAATCGGACGGAGCGGGAGCGACGGAGGTGGCCGTGACGACCGGAGCGGTGGGTGTGTTCTCGGTCGTCTCTTCGTTGTCTTCACTGGCCCGAGCGGGAGCGGAGGGCATCGTCTCCTGCGTCCCTACAGGAGGCTGCGCGGCGTCCTGACGCTCCTCTGGAGCCGTAGGCACCGTCTTGCGACGCTCGAACTCGCGGAGGAGATCCTCGGCTGCCGATCCCGACTCCTGCATCCGACGGTCGATGTCGGCGCTGATGTCCGGAACCTCCGTTGCCCGCCGGGAAGGCTGCCGCGGTTCCGCTTCGCTCGGAACCTTGCCGTCGAGCTTTGAGATTGCCTTGGGCTGTGTCTCTCGTTGTTCCTTCCGGGCTTCATTCCACTCGTTCATGGACCGACGGAGCCGTTCGCGGTGGCTTGCATCGTCGATCAGCAGACCCCTCTCATCGAGAAGCTCTTCGACAGAGACATCCTCCGCACGAGCCCAGTCCTCGACCCAGGCGTCGAGTTCTTCCTCGCGGACGAGCTCTTCGATCGTGGCCCTGGCCTCGGTCAGCTCGTCGTCGGTCGGCTTGGTGACCGGGCGTGCCGGCCCCACGACGGCGCTCTCGACACGCGGCTCGATGTCCCGGCCCGCGGCGACCGCGCACAGCTGCCGGTAGATGAAGTCGGCTTCGTACTGCTCGCCAAGCGTCTCGCCACGGACGTTCGTCGCCATGCCGTCGAGCTTGTAGCTGATCTTGCGCTGCTTCGGCGGCTTGCCACGACGCCAGCCCGGGTCCTCGACCGACAGACCGTGCTTGGCCCCGTACTCGGCCATGACGGCCTCGAACGCGCTGCGGTCGACCGTGCGGGGGTCGCCCATCGTGCCCCGGAAGGCGTCGTCGACGGATCGAGGGTCGTGCAGCGCGGACCACATCGCGTCACGGATGGCGTCGTGGTTGGACCGTTCACCGCGCGAACGCATGCGACGGTCCATCACCGAGCGCTTCTCCTTCTTCTGCTCAGTGACCGACTTCGCCTTCTGCGTGAACCCCCAGGCCGGGTTGTCACGCATGTAGGCGTCGTGCCGTTCGCGGACGCTATCGATTTCAGTGAGCGCACCAGACATCTTCGAGCCCGCATGCCAGACACGACCAGCGAGTTCCATGTCCTCACACACGACGGCGTTGGCTACAGCGTGTACGTGGAACTTCCCGCTGACCTCACCGGTCGTCGGATCGGGAGTCATGCCCTTGCCATCGGCCTGTCCAACCAGGTGGACCTGGAGCCCGGGCATGGTCTCCCGGAAGTGCGCGACCGTGTACTCGAATGCGTGAGCGACCTGTTCGGGATCCTGCGGGTTCACCTCATCAGGGCCGAATCCGATGATGAAGTGCACCGCCTCGTTCTGGCGCACGTAGCCGCCCTCGTGCTTGACGTGGGTCGCAGTTTCATCGTCCCGAGCCTCTCGCCAGTACTTCCGACCACCAGGGCGGGCATCGCGCACGTGAGTGGCCTCCTCGCCGTGTTCGGGAAGCTCGTAACGGGCCGGCGACTTGCGCATCGCACCCTGCTTCCCATGACGACGCCGCACTGCCGCGAACTCTTCCGTCGAGGACTCGGGACGGCAGTGCAGGCCCGCTGCATGCAGCACGCGCTCCGTCTTCGTCGAGCCAGGCTTCGGCTTCACCGTGTACCGCAGCAGCCGCCACGCGATGGGTGTCTTGCCGATCGTGATCGAGGGCATCACAACCACCTTCGGAGCATCCGGGACCGAGCGCCATCACGGTCGGCCAGGAACTCCAGCAACTCCTCGATACGCGCCAGACGACGCGAAACCTGCTTCAGCGCCGCAGCAGGAACGCGGTCGCCCGAGTTCGCTGAGCGCGCGAGCTGGTTGACGTTGTTTCCGATCTTCTGGAACTGGAAGGTCGCGTCCGAGTAACCGGTCGCGTTCCGGTCGAGCGACTCCTTCATCGAAGCGATCTGGTTCTCGTCGAGGCCGACAGTGTGCAGCTCCTGTGCTCGTGAGGCATCGGTGTACTTCTCGTCGCGCAGTGTCGCAGCCGCGATCTTCACGATCTCGCGGATCGCTTCGGATGACGAGGAAATGCCCAGCGCGGACTTGATGACCGCGAAGTCTTCGGACCCGGCCTCGTCGAGCCTGCTCGACACGACGGTCTCCTTCGTTCGACGCGACGCCCGGCGATCGTCACTCACCGCCTCAGCGACGGAGCCGTCGCCGACGCGGGAGAGGTGCTCGTCCGACAAGTCGTCCTCGCGCATAGTCGGGTGCTCTTTGTTCACTCGTTCCTCGTTCACTGCACCCTCCCCGCAGCCAGGGCCCTGGAGCTCCATTCGTCATCGAAGCGTTCTGCCGAACACCTCTTGACTCCATTTTGCCCCAGGGCCCTGGCTACTGGCAAGCAGTCCGACCGTTTACATTCTCGCTTCGCTCGAATGTTCCGGTCGGCACGGTAGTCGTCGCTGGCGCGACGACTACCTTTGCTTGCGAGGGGCTCCGTGTCCGTGCTTCGCACGTCCACTCTGCCCCTTCGATCCCCGCCGACACAGCGAAGCCCCGACCACCAGAATCGGTGATCGGGGCTCCGGCGAACAGGTCCCTGCTCGGCACTACTCCGTAGATGCGAGACCCAGCGCGTCACGCAGGCGAGCAAGCCGCTGGCCCTCGCCCACGTCGCCACTGATCGCCTCGATGCCGTGCAGTTCGTAGAGCGCCTCGACGATCTCGACGCACTCACGCTCCCTCTGTGCTTCTACCTGCTGCTTCAGCGACTCCTGCTGGCGCATGACCTCTGCCAGACGCTCCCGGGCGGTCTTCGGCTTCCGGCGCTTAGTCGTCTTCGGCTTCGGAGGCGCTTCGACCGTCGCTACGGCGCTCCCGTCGTGCCGCGCACTCATCTCCTCATTCGGTCCGTGCATGATCTCTTCCTTCCTAATTGTCGATACTGGTCTCGCCTCCCATTTGAAGGCGCGGGTGTCTTGGTTACTTGCGCACGAAGCAGCGATAGTTTGCCTTGAGGGGATGCGGGATGCAGCGCCCATTGATGTCAGGGCCCCGATAGCTAGAGTTCATCCAGACGTACAGGTCGTACTCATCGATCAACGGCTCAGGCTTCACCATCGCGGACCCGGGACGCGTGCAGTCGCTGAACTCCCAGATGTCTGAAACCGCCAGCGTCTCCTTCATCTGCCGGGTGAACTCGATGCGGTTCAGCGGAATACCGGACGGGTGCGTCCTTGTGAACCACGACTTGAACAGGTCATAGAGGAATCCGATGGGCAACAGATCCCAGGCGAACTGGCCCCCGAGCTCCTTCCAGAACTCGGCAACAGGGTTGTTGCTGATGCGGAACTCGTCCATCACAGCCGTGCATGCCTCAGGCTCACTCAGCGCGGTGTGCTGCATCTGGAGCGCCCTGCGCAGCACGTAGCGGAGCACATCGGGACGAGCGAGGTAGTCGCTCTTGATGTACGTCCGCTCGCCGCTGGTGAAGTTCTTGTCGAACGGCACCATCAGCGGTCGACGGTTGAAGCTCTCCGACTTGTCCCTCACGCGAGGGAAACCGTTGAAGCAGGCGACGACGATGCCCTGGACGATGATGTTGACCGGCCGGCGGTTCTTCCGGTCGATCTGGATCGGGTCCCCGGTGACGACAGACTTGAAGTCGGCGGACGACTTCACGAAGTCGCCCACATCGTTCTCATCGGAGAGCACGACCGTCGAAGTCAGGAGAGACTCCTTCGTGAACTGCTCACCGAAGGCCTTGATCGAGAGGGTGGCAGCGGAGTCGCCGCTGAGCCGACGAAGCAGCTCCATGTACGTCCCCTTGCCGTTGCGGCCGCTCGGGCCATAGAGCCACGGGGACCGATTCCACCGGTTTTTCGGACGCAGTGCCGCGGCAGCGATCTGCCACAGCAACTCGGGCACGCCCTCGTCGTCGGAAAGGTCAGTGATCCACGACTCGACATCCCATGACTGTCCGTCGGGCATCGTGATGACCGGGTTCGGTGCGTCGGCGATGTAGTCGATCGGGAACTTCGACAGGAACACACGCTCCGGAGAGAACGACTCCAGCTCCTGCTTAGTGTGGTTGAAGATGCCGTTGTTCACCGGGGACAAGGCCGGGTCGTCACACCGGCGCACCACCTTCGCGTGGGAGGGCAGGCGCCTGATGACCGATTCGATGTCGCGCTTGCACATGCTCGGTGCCAGTTCGCTAATGAGTCGGACGAACACGCTCTCGCTAGTCGCATACGTGCCCTCAGCGTCGCCAGACGACTGGTACATCGCGAGCAGCGAGAGCTCGTCGCCATCCCTGCTGTTCGTCTGATTGACCGTCACGATGTCGAAACGATCCAGCAGGACCTTGACGATCGTCGTCTCATTAAGACGGGTCGGGCTCTGGTGGGGGCGCAGCTTCTCCGCCTTGCGCCACGTGTTCTCGGCCGCGATCTTCTGCTCGATCAGGGCCAGGAGCATGTCACGATACGTGCGCAGGCCCACCTGCTGGCCGGACATGGCTTCGCGGAGTTCGTCGTACGCCTCCTCAATCAGGGTCTCGGGGGAGGGCCGCACCGACGTTTCGGCGGTCCGGGCATCCGACGCAGCCTGCGAGATCGGCGCCGAGCTTTCCCTCTTGGCTTCAGCCAGCTCACTCTCAAGGCGAGCGATCTCGTCTTCCGCAGCAGGGGGCGCAGACACTGCACTGTTGGTAGAATGATGGTGTGAATCTGCCCGATTCCTGATGGCCGTCTCGGTGTCGCCGCCGGGGCGGCTTTCTTCTGTGCTCATGCCCGATCACCGCCGACGCAATTGAGCGAGTCGAGCCAGCGATCGAGATCTTCGATCAGGTAGAGGGCGCGAGCGCGGGGGCCGTTGCCGACGCGGCGGTATGCGGGGCCGGTGCCCTTGACGCGCCAGGCTTCGAGGGTATGGCGGCTAATGCCGAGGTACGTCGCAGCATCGCCGGTGGTGTAGGCGCGCTGCGGGATTGAACGAATTGTTGCAGGCATGACAGAGTGATCCTTCTGAACGAGGAATCACTCCGTGGCTATGGGCGGAGCTGGCGCCATCTTCAGCACCCAGGTGTCTACAGACCCTTGGCCTTATGCCCTCGGCTCACCATCATCTGTAGGACTCTTGCGCCGGTGGCGCCCCTTATCTGCGTGGATACTTGCCTTGCTCACCAGGTTACTGGTCTGTGTCAGTCAGTGTCAACGAAAATCCGCCATTATTACCGATGTAACTAGTACGCTTTGGGTATGTCTACATCGAGAGCATCCTTGCAGCCGGGGCAGCACTCCATTGACCGCGTTCCACCACGACCATTCGGGGACGGCTGGGCCATCGACTGGACGATCAAGCTCCCGGATGGCCGGACAGTGCGCAAGCGCTCCAGAGGGAAGACCAAGGGTGAGGCGCGCGCTCGGGCCAGGGCAACGGCGGATGAACTCCTTACAACCGGCCAGAACGCGGCGTGGAAGACTTCGACCCCGGTCGGTCAGTTCATCGAATCCGTGACACGG
Coding sequences within it:
- a CDS encoding DNA primase family protein — protein: MSTEESRPGGDTETAIRNRADSHHHSTNSAVSAPPAAEDEIARLESELAEAKRESSAPISQAASDARTAETSVRPSPETLIEEAYDELREAMSGQQVGLRTYRDMLLALIEQKIAAENTWRKAEKLRPHQSPTRLNETTIVKVLLDRFDIVTVNQTNSRDGDELSLLAMYQSSGDAEGTYATSESVFVRLISELAPSMCKRDIESVIRRLPSHAKVVRRCDDPALSPVNNGIFNHTKQELESFSPERVFLSKFPIDYIADAPNPVITMPDGQSWDVESWITDLSDDEGVPELLWQIAAAALRPKNRWNRSPWLYGPSGRNGKGTYMELLRRLSGDSAATLSIKAFGEQFTKESLLTSTVVLSDENDVGDFVKSSADFKSVVTGDPIQIDRKNRRPVNIIVQGIVVACFNGFPRVRDKSESFNRRPLMVPFDKNFTSGERTYIKSDYLARPDVLRYVLRRALQMQHTALSEPEACTAVMDEFRISNNPVAEFWKELGGQFAWDLLPIGFLYDLFKSWFTRTHPSGIPLNRIEFTRQMKETLAVSDIWEFSDCTRPGSAMVKPEPLIDEYDLYVWMNSSYRGPDINGRCIPHPLKANYRCFVRK
- a CDS encoding MobC family plasmid mobilization relaxosome protein yields the protein MNEERVNKEHPTMREDDLSDEHLSRVGDGSVAEAVSDDRRASRRTKETVVSSRLDEAGSEDFAVIKSALGISSSSEAIREIVKIAAATLRDEKYTDASRAQELHTVGLDENQIASMKESLDRNATGYSDATFQFQKIGNNVNQLARSANSGDRVPAAALKQVSRRLARIEELLEFLADRDGARSRMLRRWL
- a CDS encoding antirestriction protein ArdA; the encoded protein is MTTMTVPAMKVWIGCLYCYNSGRLVGEWFDAIVADEVTLTDVHRSASGSRDGCEELWCLDVDDMPVHREMSPSEAAEWGRVVEDVDEHLRQALLAWVRSGNYVAEGTGDLPSVSDFVERYAGRWDGFAEYAHQLAEDIGLLADVPEEVARYFNWRSWTRDLAFDFTVEDAPGSSVFVFRNL
- a CDS encoding helix-turn-helix domain-containing protein, which codes for MWLTRRILEGVPRQENRTFEPRLQRDFGSNLRAWRTSRGLTQEQMAEQLELSARYLRTLETGAGNITLRTMEQVAFSLGEDPIELLAGTRWDEATGSDR
- a CDS encoding helix-turn-helix transcriptional regulator, encoding MPATIRSIPQRAYTTGDAATYLGISRHTLEAWRVKGTGPAYRRVGNGPRARALYLIEDLDRWLDSLNCVGGDRA
- a CDS encoding helix-turn-helix transcriptional regulator, translated to MDDFSWTAAPQPPGLLDEGLIPEADLAESLGWSRDWIGKRRRRGEMPTHIKRGRTVLYLRPAVEAWLRAGLHSGNEGVTR